The proteins below come from a single Miscanthus floridulus cultivar M001 chromosome 1, ASM1932011v1, whole genome shotgun sequence genomic window:
- the LOC136456371 gene encoding uncharacterized protein → MADDLTALSEVVTDRTLVLNVIRGLNVRFSHVGMLLRRARPFPTFLESCDDLILEELTMETRKDAPATALAASTTPSPAPVSFDTGAGGHSKPPNNHRSKRGGGS, encoded by the coding sequence ATGGCCGATGATCTCACGGCCCTTAGCGAGGTCGTCACCGACCGCACGCTCGTCCTCAACGTGATCCGCGGCCTCAACGTGCGCTTCAGCCATGTTGGGATGCTCCTTCGTCGAGCTCGACCATTCCCCACCTTCCTGGAGTCTTGTGATGACCTCATCCTCGAGGAACTCACCATGGAGACCCGCAAGGACGCACCTGCCACTGCGCTCGCTGCCTCCACCACTCCTAGCCCTGCCCCTGTGTCCTTCGACACGGGCGCTGGTGGGCACTCCAAGCCGCCTAACAACCATCGTAGCAAGCGCGGCGGTGgcagctga